From Methanosarcina lacustris Z-7289, one genomic window encodes:
- a CDS encoding mechanosensitive ion channel family protein, which produces MGLLIFPDINFFDIELYETSKGIVTPEDLIKFILILSFSVLLSRVLTIYLRRSLKDRVSKDVGEPILKLLYYGSLILVFIAILPLIGLDPSGFLLAGGVAGIVLGFASQNIVGNLVAGCFLMFERPIKIGDQVEINGTAGYVTDIRIISTLIRTYDGLLVRLPNQQVFTTNITNIVGHPVRRFEYTIGIRYSDDANAAIGLIKGLIDQEPFALLSPSPSVFVNDLGESSVKIVIRIWAPVNEWFGMKTRLLWNIKKTLEENGIEIAFPQRVLHIKNDSEKKPPDIENLIENKFEENECVLNFEERVLS; this is translated from the coding sequence GCTTTTGATCTTCCCGGATATTAATTTTTTTGATATTGAGCTGTATGAAACCTCTAAAGGCATAGTTACCCCGGAGGATCTGATAAAGTTTATTCTCATTCTTTCTTTTTCAGTCCTCCTTTCCAGAGTTCTCACAATTTACCTGCGCAGATCTCTCAAAGACCGGGTCAGTAAGGATGTGGGTGAACCTATCCTCAAACTCCTTTATTATGGCTCTCTTATTCTCGTTTTCATTGCGATACTTCCCCTGATAGGACTTGACCCTTCAGGGTTCCTGCTTGCAGGAGGAGTCGCAGGTATAGTCCTCGGTTTTGCGAGCCAGAACATTGTTGGAAACCTGGTTGCGGGATGTTTCCTCATGTTTGAAAGGCCCATAAAAATAGGGGACCAGGTAGAAATCAATGGGACAGCTGGCTATGTCACCGATATCCGCATAATCTCCACTCTTATCCGTACTTACGATGGGCTCCTTGTCCGCCTGCCAAACCAACAGGTGTTTACAACAAACATCACAAACATTGTCGGGCACCCGGTCAGAAGGTTTGAATACACAATTGGGATCCGCTACAGTGACGATGCCAATGCCGCAATCGGGCTCATCAAGGGCCTTATAGACCAGGAGCCTTTTGCCCTCCTGTCCCCCTCTCCTTCCGTTTTCGTAAACGACCTGGGAGAAAGTTCGGTGAAAATAGTTATCAGGATCTGGGCTCCGGTGAACGAATGGTTCGGGATGAAAACAAGGCTTCTGTGGAATATTAAAAAAACCCTTGAAGAAAACGGCATCGAAATTGCCTTCCCACAGAGGGTGCTTCACATTAAAAATGATTCAGAAAAAAAGCCTCCAGATATTGAAAATCTGATAGAAAATAAATTTGAAGAAAATGAATGTGTATTGAATTTTGAAGAAAGAGTATTAAGCTGA
- a CDS encoding cysteine hydrolase family protein, with protein sequence MKALIIIDMTNDFVFEKYEYEGREYEGSLVAPLGRTIIDPIVKLVKKALSRGNTAVVRLPKDHYNAFTNPRLELELAELGIDEVFITGLVDEVCIYHNALGFLERGFRTNVVKGCTVPFEEKKGKKALEELKACGAKLVDAVPEDIGIILLLEDEHDENSEEIKSGSWPPHNMKGTPGALTVKPIRDVLESRK encoded by the coding sequence TTGAAAGCACTGATTATCATAGACATGACAAACGATTTCGTGTTTGAGAAATACGAATATGAAGGCAGGGAATACGAAGGTAGCCTCGTGGCTCCCCTGGGAAGGACAATCATCGATCCTATAGTGAAACTTGTGAAAAAAGCCCTCAGCCGGGGAAACACTGCTGTAGTCAGGCTTCCGAAAGACCACTACAACGCTTTCACAAACCCGAGACTCGAACTGGAGCTTGCGGAGCTGGGCATTGACGAGGTATTCATAACAGGCCTGGTTGATGAGGTCTGCATCTACCACAACGCTCTCGGCTTTCTTGAGAGAGGCTTTCGGACAAACGTCGTAAAAGGCTGCACGGTTCCCTTTGAAGAAAAAAAAGGAAAAAAAGCCCTGGAAGAACTCAAAGCCTGTGGAGCAAAGCTGGTAGACGCTGTCCCTGAGGACATAGGGATTATCCTGCTCCTTGAAGACGAACACGACGAAAACTCGGAAGAAATAAAATCCGGCAGTTGGCCGCCCCACAATATGAAAGGGACACCCGGAGCCCTTACAGTTAAACCAATCAGGGATGTACTTGAGAGCCGAAAATAA
- a CDS encoding MoaD family protein encodes MKILVKFLASIRNATQEPEISIKIHPRETVEVLLKALKRHYGEGFREAVGRPFEDERPRIKVLVNGRNIDFLKGAETELKDGDVVVLFPPIAGG; translated from the coding sequence TTGAAAATACTTGTAAAATTCCTTGCCTCTATCCGGAATGCCACACAAGAACCTGAAATCTCGATTAAAATCCATCCAAGAGAAACCGTTGAAGTGCTACTAAAAGCCCTAAAACGCCATTACGGCGAGGGATTCAGGGAAGCTGTTGGCAGGCCTTTCGAGGACGAAAGACCGAGAATCAAGGTCCTGGTGAATGGAAGAAATATCGACTTCCTTAAAGGCGCTGAAACCGAACTGAAAGACGGGGACGTTGTAGTACTATTTCCGCCAATTGCGGGAGGATGA